From the Anguilla anguilla isolate fAngAng1 chromosome 6, fAngAng1.pri, whole genome shotgun sequence genome, one window contains:
- the iyd gene encoding LOW QUALITY PROTEIN: iodotyrosine deiodinase 1 (The sequence of the model RefSeq protein was modified relative to this genomic sequence to represent the inferred CDS: deleted 1 base in 1 codon), whose protein sequence is MALFSSLTPVLVAVLCVVVVARFFKSFQKKHKETDTDSKSAVKSRPWVDEDLQDDTEINTKDEAEGEDWAPSEEDVPHVPYAPPRYPSDVMLQRSREFYELMNERRSVRFLSPEPVPREVIDYVVQTAGTAPSGAHTEPWTFVVVADAEVKHQIREIVEQEEEMNYRQRMGDKWVSDLQRLRTNWIKEYLDIAPYLILVFKQTYGLKGNGKKKTHYYNEISVSIACGILLAALKNVGLVTVTSTPLNCGPQVRLLLRRPANEKLLMLLPVGFPASDATVPNLTRKNLDDIMVFV, encoded by the exons ATGGCGCTGTTTTCCTCTCTGACACCTGTGCTCGTGGCAGTTTTATGCGTCGTTGTCGTCGCCCGTTTTTTCAAAAGTTTTCAgaagaaacacaaggaaacagACACCGACTCCAAATCCGCGGTGAAATCCAGGCCGTGGGTAGACGAGGACCTCCAAGACGACACAGAAATCAACACCAAAGATGAAG CGGAAGGCGAAGACTGGGCGCCCAGCGAGGAGGACGTCCCCCACGTACCCTACGCC CCCCCGCGGTACCCCTCTGACGTCATGCTGCAGCGCTCGCGGGAGTTCTACGAGCTGATGAACGAGAGGAGGTCCGTCCGCTTCCTCAGCCCCGAACCGGTGCCCCGCGAGGTCATCGACTACGTCGTCCAAACCGCAG GGACGGCCCCCAGTGGGGCTCATACGGAGCCCTGGACCTTCGTGGTTGTGGCGGACGCTGAGGTCAAGCACCAGATCCGTGAGATtgtggagcaggaggaggagatgaactACAGGCAGAGGATGGGAGACAAGTGGGTCAGTGACCTACAGAGGTTAAG GACAAACTGGATTAAGGAGTACCTGGACATCGCTCCCTACCTCATCCTGGTGTTCAAGCAGACCTACGGGCTCAAGGGCAATGGCAAAAAGAAGACACACTACTACAATGAGATCAGCGTGTCTATAGCCTGTGGAATCCTACTGGCTGCACTAAAG AACGTCGGCCTGGTGACGGTGACGTCGACGCCCCTGAACTGCGGCCCGCAGGTGAGGCTCCTCCTCCGCCGGCCGGCCAATGAGAAGCTCCTGATGCTCCTGCCCGTTGGGTTTCCCGCCAGCGACGCCACGGTGCCCAACCTGACCCGGAAGAACCTGGATGACATCATGGTGTTCGTGTGA